ACTACCACTAATAATATACACAAGTCAAAATGAATATCTTTAACACCATGATCAGTCAAGCACCGTCATATAATTGAAATGGAGGAGAATTTCAGCTAACAATCAACTACACCTCAATTCTAAACTAGTTGGGtgggctatatgaatcctcttaAGCCCTTCACTCTATTCAAGGGCCAACATAGTGTTGTCCTAGGTGGGTACGTCCCAACAAATTCACTATTCAGGGGATTAATTATACTTGGACATTTTCATTCAGATACCGGACTGGATACGCTTAGAGATACTTATGTAAGTAGAGTTTAGAACTACAGTTAACAAGATTACAAGAAATACAAAATACCGTGTTAGTTTGTTCTGGCAATCTAGATGGAAGATTTTCCAGCCCTAGCCTGCTCCAGTTCTGGCTTTCCTTTTCTGCTTCGGCCAGAATCTTTTTCTCAAAGTCAAAATCAAAGTTGAATGTGCTCCGAGGAATGTCTCCCACTTGTGTTGACAGCGGAGGCTGCAAGAAACCGAAAATAATATATTGTTCACATAAACGACTTAAGTTATGCATCTGATACAATACTAAATTAATAGTATACAAAATCTAGTTATGGAAACAAACTGATGAGTAGAATTATATTGAGTTTAAGTCCTATGCACTGACAATGTAAAAGTATTTTGACAATCAGATCATTTATTTAGGTAATTACAAGTAAATCTCTCAATAAATATTAGGTTATCATTAAAAATGATAACTAACCTCAGGTTAAAATTCACTGATAATGTAAGAAGCTTTTAAAACGATccgtgtatataacttaaattttaTATTTGCAAAAGGTCCTATGAAGCACGGTTGTATATCACAGTCGGAAGCACGTCCAGCATATAAGCACCTCAGAACTTGGACTACATGTACAAGACTACAATAGTATATATTAAGCATAAAGGATTCGTACCGGAGGTGTAATCCGATATTCAGGTTTAATAGCAACTCTGATGCCAATTCCAGCTGCATAAAAAACAGGTGAAAGATCAAAATTGCGCTAATTGAAATTGACTCCGAACAGATTAACCTACAACGCTTACATAAATGAGAGATCAGAGATCGAGGAAATACATACTGTTGGAAGACGgagaagaggtgtgatgaataGGAGGGTTACGGCCGCCGCCGGAGGGTTGACCAACCCTAGGATATAGTCCGGGAGCTTGTTGACCGTACATGGGATGTGGATGTGGATGTGGAGCGCCAGTTGCTGGTCTGCCGTACATCGGCGGCAATTGTGTATCGTAAGGAGATCCTGTTCTGTTCCTGTAATCGTATTCCATGGCTGGCTAGATGGCAGGAGAATTTCTTCGAACCCGGGAATTTGATTTCCGTCTGTAGCACGCTTTTGTTAGGGCGAAGTGCATCATTAGCCAATTTTAAGcccgctatttaaaatatatccataatttataatatatttaaagattagttAATTCACACACTATAGGATTAAGCATCATTTTTTATCTGCTAATTTTAATTTCAGGAATAAGTGTCATGAATTTCTgaattactaatttaaaattcaggataTAAGATTCGAACTTCTAGAcacaatttttgaattttaggACATGATGTAacgaagtttgaatttttaggTTTAAATTCTAGGATGTCGTGTCCTGAAATTTGAGTAAAATTATctaatatttaaattatattataaAATATGGATATATTTTAAACATCATTGCTTAAAGGTGGCTGCCTGATGTCATTTCCACTTTTTGTTACTGATTCTGAGTTTTGGGCTTTGTGCCTAAGCCGTGCGGGCTTCTTATGATCCAAATATGTATTGGATTTGGATGGGTGATCCAAACACGGATACActtcctttttctattttttccccGAAAGAGGAAaatattcttatttttttctGAAAGAGGAAAATATTCAATGCAACTATTTACTTAATTTTAAGTGGAGTAATAAATTTTGTACCTTTATTGATTTAGTGTATGCGTCAATGCAGGTAAAGTTACATCATCACATTGTATATGAGTAAATATTTAGATCTAAGTTTATACAATTAGATTTGTTGTGAAAAAGGGTTAATCTTAGTCAATATTAATATCCAAACTAGTGAATTTATCCGCGCTTCGCGcggttataaaaatatatttgattcataaataatattttataaatttaattgaaataaaagagataaaatttgacgtacatatataaataaaaaataaattatacatattgATTGAGGTTAGATGGACaatatttttcataatctgattttttcaagaaatgaaaaaaaaaaatataagaaaaaaattCACTTATATACTTCATGTGTTTGTGTATGCGCATCTTATTCCCTTAGTCTAAATCTAATGCATATCTAAAACATACCCATTCTTTCATTAGATAgtacaacttttgtttttcttcaccttttttttaaaaaaaaaatcttctattCAAATCATAGAATttgaaatgaatgcaatgcaactaaaaaataaaaaataaaaagtattgaattgtattcccaaTATCTATTTGTTTTcctattcttttttctttcattattctttttttcttttcctaatatatttttcaaactcCCTCTCAATTCTCCTATTCTAGAAAGGCCATTGAATCTGCTC
This DNA window, taken from Nicotiana tabacum cultivar K326 chromosome 4, ASM71507v2, whole genome shotgun sequence, encodes the following:
- the LOC107823339 gene encoding uncharacterized protein LOC107823339, producing the protein MEYDYRNRTGSPYDTQLPPMYGRPATGAPHPHPHPMYGQQAPGLYPRVGQPSGGGRNPPIHHTSSPSSNTGIGIRVAIKPEYRITPPPPLSTQVGDIPRSTFNFDFDFEKKILAEAEKESQNWSRLGLENLPSRLPEQTNTGSTGDSVINKYTSFGFNREAVAIAVANYGDNPIKVKEFAERYTRLKEEMGFSPNSVADALLLNDNDTDKAISHLIGNSS